Within Candidatus Eisenbacteria bacterium, the genomic segment AGCCCCTGGACGGTATCCCAATCACAGATACCCGCTGCGGATGCCCCTTCAAAAATCGGTCATTTAATTCTCTATTAATTGGTAGGTGTTTTGGTGTGAAGTGATGCTAATAGGGAAAGAATAAATGTGTTTGAAAAGACCGATAAAAAAGTGGGAATTCAAAGGGCGGCGTCCAGGAGGTGGGGCTCAACAATGAATCTCGGCCGGATCTCTCAATAGGGTGAGGAAAGAGTCATGGATATAACGCGTCGGAATTTTTTGGGATTAACAGCCTTGGGAACGCTCTCGGCGGCGACGGGCACGAGTGCCGCGTCCTCTTTGCACAGGGAGCCGGTCGACAACAAAAAGGTCTATGGCGTTTTGGTTGATACGGTCCTGTGCATCGGCTGCAGAAAATGTGAATGGGCCTGCAATCAAGAGCACAAGCTGTCAGACAAAAAGCTGCAGGAGTATGAAGACAAATCGGTTTTTGACCGGCATCGGCGCCCGAGCGACTCAGCTTATACAGTCGTGAATGAATTCTCCAATTCAGAGGATCCGACGGGGAAAAAGTACCAGATAAAAGTACAATGCATGCATTGTAATCATCCGGCGTGTGAATCGGCTTGTATCGTAGGCGCTTTCAAGAAGGTGGAAAACGGAACGGTGAGGTACGATGCATGGAAATGTATCGGATGCCGTTATTGCATGATCGCTTGTCCGTTCCAGATTCCAGCTTATGAATATTCGAAGGCGATCGAACCGCGCGTCATGAAATGCACATTTTGCCTCCACAGGACGGAAGTTGGGAAGAGGCCGGCATGTGTGGAGATCTGCCCGAATGAAGCGTTGGTTTTCGGCACGCGGGAGCAGATCCTCCAGGTGGCCCATGAGCGCATTCAAGCCCGCCCCGAGAAGTATTCAGCCCATGTTTACGGAGAGCATGAAGCCGGCGGAACGAGCTGGATCTACTTGCTGCCGTACGACTTCAAGCACACAGAATTGCCCGCCCTCGATGATAGACCGATACCCGACCGCACAGAGAAGATTCAGCATGCGATCTTTAAATCATTTGTGCCGCCGGCGGCTCTTTATGGATTGCTCGGCCTGATCATGTATACCCAGAAACGGGATAGTCGTGGGGAGGAGGACTGAGATGAGCGGGCATGAAATTCCTACACCGATCAGAAAAGTGCCCTATTTCACAAAAGGAACATTGGTGTTGTTCGGTATCATGTGCCTCGGTCTGGCCACCTTCCTTGCCCGCTTTCTATTCGGATTGGGCGCGGTGACAAATCTCAATGATCAGTATCCCTGGGGATTGTGGATTGCCATTGATGTCGCGACGGGGGTTGCTCTGGCGGCGGGGGGGTTCACAACAGCCGCGCTCGCCGAGATTTTCCACCGGGGCAAGTACCATGTTATAACCCGTCCGGCGCTGCTGACGGCGATGTTGGGTTATACATTCGTTGCCATAGGCGTTGTGACCGATCTCGGGCGCTATTACAACATCTGGCACGTGCTGCTTCCGCCTTTCTGGCAGGGCAATTCGGTTCTCTTCGAAGTCGGCATGTGCGTCATGATCTATCTCACCGTACTTTATGTCGAGTTCCTCCCGATTGTTGTGGAGCGTTTCGTCGGGCGGGTCAATTTCCCGGGTCCATTCTCCATCTTTAATAAGATCGTTGATCTCTTCCTTAAACTTGCCGGGCGTGCACTGCAACGCGTCCTTTGGGTTTTCATCATCGCCGGGGTGGTGCTTTCCTGCCTGCATCAGTCCTCGCTGGGGACATTGATGGTCATCGCGCCGTACAAGATGCATCCGCTTTGGTATACGAGCCTTTCGCCGCTTCTTTTTTTGCTTTCGGCCATAGCGGTCGGGTTTCCCATGGTGATCTTTGAGTCGATCCTGGCATCACGGTCTCTGAAACTGAAACCCGAAACGAAGGTCCTTTCCTCCATCGCGCGCTATACACCGATCATCTTAGGGACCTATTTTATTGTTAAAATTGGTGATATCACGCTGAGGGAGGCCTGGCCGTATGTCATCGAAGGATCGCTTCATTCTTTCATGTGGAGTGTGGAAATGATCCTGGGCGTTGTCACGCCCATCGTGCTCTTCTCCATCAAAAGGGTTCGGAACTCCGTCGGGGGGCTCTTTACCGGCGCGACCCTCATTGTTCTCGGAGTCGTTCTCAACCGGATAAACGTGTTTATCATCGCCTATAAACCCCTCTATGCCGTGAAACCCTATTTTCCCACTTTCTGGGAAATCATAGTAACAGCCGGGCTTGCCTGCGCACTGGTCCTGATCTACAGGTTCTTTGTGATGAATCTTCCTGTGATCTCGGTGCCGGAGAAAGATCTTCAATCCGCCAGTACAAGGGTCGGGAGTTGACAAACGGACTTGTTCAAGTCAACGAGGTGGTGTCATGGTCGCAAAAGCATTTTTTAAGGCGGTATGTCATCTTGTCGGGATCGGTGTGATACTCCTGTTTTATCCGGTCATCAGCAGCGCTCATGATCCGAATGAACCCAGCGATCTTGATTGTATGGAATGTCATACCTGCGAAGAACCGACGCTTGAGAATATGTGCCTCAAAGCTTGTCCGAGACTGGCTTCCGCCCACAAGACCGCCGGTTTTGATCTTTCAAAGAGCCCCGATATCCTCAAGCTGGACGATCTCGCGGACCTCTATGAGGCGACTCTTTTTAATCACAAAGGCCATGCCGAGATGACCGATCGCGGTATCGGATGCGAGGTCTGCCACCACTACAGCACTTCGGATGATATCCCGCTCTGTTCAGATTGCCATGTTCCCGGCAATGAAAACACCAATCTGCGGATGCCCGGACTGAAGGGGGCGTTTCACCGTCTCTGTCTCGGATGCCACCGTGAATGGAGCCACGAGACGGAATGCGATGTCTGCCACGTACCTGCAAAGGATGGAGCCCTGGAAGCTTCGGGTTACGACCGCTCTGATATCATCGGCCGGGAGCATCCCAAGTTGGTGCCGCCTGTCACAAAGATTCTTCAGGTTGATTTTGCAGAAGGGCCGGTTGTCCGGTTTCCCCATGCCGAGCATGTGGAATCGTTCGGATTCGAATGCGTCGATTGCCATCAGAATGAAAGCTGTGATCAGTGCCATGACCTGCAGCGGAGCAGCTCCGGCAGGGATCCAAAGAAAGCGGCGCATGCCGATTGCAAGGCCTGTCATGAGGATGATAAGTGCTCAAAGTGCCATACCTCTCACGATTCAGCCGAACCACTGTTCAATCATGAGGCCCATGCCGAAATGACCGAGCGGGGCGTCGGGTGCAAGATCTGCCATCACGATGTCGAAGAGAATGATATCCAGGCCTGTTCGGCGTGCCACACCTCAGTAGAAAAGGGAGCCCATATGGGCCAGCCGAGCCTGCAGGGGGCTTATCACCGTTTGTGTCTCGGCTGTCATCGCGAGTGGGATCACGAGACTCGTTGTACCGCCTGTCATCATCCATCCCAGACAAAAGATCTCGAGGCCGCGGGGCAGGACCCGACCGATATCGTGGGGCAAAGTCATCCCAAACTTATCCCGCCCATCACAAAGGTCTTTCAGACAAATTATAAGGAGGGGCCGGTTGTCAGATTCGCCCACTCCGATCATATCGAAAAACAAGGTTTCGAATGTGTCGATTGCCATCAGAAGGAGAGCTGCAATCTTTGTCATGATCTGGCGAAGGACCCTACAAAACGGGATCCATCAAAGGAACATCATGAAGATTGTAATGCCTGCCACGCGGGTGATGAATGCGTTCTGTGCCACAAGGCCCATTAGAAGCAGGCGGGCGGATCCGGTAATTTGTGAGGGGGAAAACCCGCAAATTGACATTAGGCAGGACTCAGCCATCTTCTTCACAGGATTAGTATATTGATTTAAAGGCTCACTATCTGTTATTGATATTTCCAGGTTCTGCAGGGTGGCCCGGCCGCGCCGAGAGAGTCAAACACACCCCGCCACCCGCTTTCAAAGCCAGCTATTTGGGGAGGGATATTGTGTTGTCTCAAGAATTGGTCCGGCGCTGCCTTGTTTTACTCGTCTTGATCTGTCTGGCCGTCCTTCCGGCGGCCGCCCAGGATTTTACAAACGAAGATTGTGATGCTTGTCACGCGGACACGGGCGGGGATCTTCCGGAGGTTTCCCATAGCACGCTCATGAGCAGTGTTCATGCCGATCAACTTTGCACCGACTGCCATACCGGTATTGAGGAGCTGCCGCATAGCGAAATCCTCCCGCCGGCGGAATGCGGCGCCTGCCACGGCGATGTCGCCGAGTCTTATGTAAAACACGGTCTGGGGATTGTCGGCGTATCAACGGCGATTCCCAATTGCATCGATTGTCATGGCACCCACGACATCAAGCCGGTGGCTGATAAAACATCGAGAGTCAATCCCTTGAGGCTTCCACAAACATGCGGGAAATGCCACGAAGACGAAAAATTCACCGAGGCACAGGGTATTCGCTTCAAACACCCCGTCAAGGTTTACTCGGTGAGTGTTCACGGACGGGCCGCGCTGGGGGGCGTTTATTCGGCCGCGAGCTGTAATGACTGCCACTCCGCGGGTGGGGATGCCCATCAGATCCTCTCTCCCGGTGATATCAAATCGCCGATCAACCATTTCAACATCACCAAGACCTGCGGGCAGTGCCATCGATATATCGCTCAGGATTATTCCGAGGGTATTCACGGGCAATTGACCGAACGGGGCGAGGTGGAATCACCGATTTGTACAACCTGTCACGGTGAGCATAATATTCTGCTTCACGACGACCCGCGATCCCCGGTCAGCTCCCACCGCCTGGCCGAGGCCACCTGCTCGCCCTGCCATGAATCGGCCGCCCTAAACGAGAAATATTCGCTTCCCACGGGAAGGCTTCACAGTTTCCGCGATTCTTATCATGGCCTCAAGAGCCAGGCCGGTGATATCACGGTCGCCAACTGCGCCTCATGCCATGGCGCCCATCGGATTCTGCCCGCATCCGATCCCACCTCGACGGTGTACAAGGGGAATCTTGTGACAACATGCGGTGGATGCCATCCCAGCATCACACCCGAGATGGCCAGCACCCCGATTCACGCCTCCTCCACCGGGATTCAGGCCGGCGCCGCCGCCGTCGTGCGGGCCATCTATGTGTGGGCGATCGCCATCATCATCGGGGCCATGGCCCTGCACTGGCTCATCGATCTTATCCAGCAGATCCATGTGACAATGAAGAAGAAAAAACAGGTTAAGCGGATGGACGCGGATGAGGTCGTCCAGCACTTCTTCCTCGCGCTCTCTTTTACATTACTTGTCATCAGCGGTTTCTCCCTCCGGTTTTATGATGCGTGGTGGTCGAAGCTGTTCTTCGGCTGGGACGGCGGGTCGGCGTTCAGGGGAACGCTTCACCGCGTCTGCGGCGTTGTAATGCTGATGGTGACGCTCTGGCACATGCTCTTTCTCTTGACCGCCAGGGGGCGGCGATTCTTAAGAGACATGGCGCCCGGCTTCCTGGATGTAAAGCAGTTCTTCCAGATGATGGCTTACAATTTGGGCCGCCAGGGGGATCATCCCCAATTCGGCCGTTTCTCCTATGTGGAGAAGGCGGAGTATTGGGCGCTCGTTTGGGGAACGGTTGTCATGGCGATTTCCGGGCTCTTCCTCTGGTTCGACAATTTGGCGATCCACTGGTTCCCCAAGGGGTTCCTCGATGTCATGCTTGTGGTTCACTATTATGAAGCCTGGCTGGCTTTCCTCGCCATCTTGATCTGGCACATGTACTCAACCGTATTCAGTCCCAAGGTTTATCCCATGAACCCCTCCTGGCTTACTGGAAATATGCCCGAGGAACAATTCAAGGCGGAGCACCCTTTGATCAAGATTCCGGAACCGAAGAAAGAAACGGAGTCGTAGGGAATCATGAGTTTTCGTCGCGTTCGGAAGCGGCCGCCCCGTTCGTTCTAGAAGATCATGTGATAAACTAAGATGTTATGTTGAGAAGAATCGGAAAATATATTTTCCCGGTCGCGGGTTTGTTGCTGCTATTTTTTCCCGGCCAAGGTGATGCCTTGGACGGAAGGCTCGATATATGGAATTCGCATCAGAATGGCCGGGCCGGCGCAGGATCCTACAATACCTTTTCAAGACGTGAAACCTATGTGCTGAACCAGCCCTTCACCCTCCTTCAGGAAATCATGGTCTCCACACGGCTCCGCTGGGTTCGTGAGTTCTCGGGCAGCGAGACAAACGGGCTGTCGCAGGAATGGGATAATCATACGCTGCAACCCTCCTACTCGATGAGTTACAGAACCCGGCGGCTGAACCTCGGATTGAAGGGCGATTGGTTCGAAAAGGAATCCTCGGGCGCGACGGCCCTTGCGCCCTTGTCCACCCGCAGCCAGCATGGCGGATGGTTCAATGCCCGCAGCGACCGAGGGACGCGTCTCAACATCAATTGGACACAAACGCTATCTAAAAGAGAAGGAGAGATTGGGGGCGACAAAGAAACCCGGGAGAAATCAGGGTTTTTGGACGCCGAACAATCTCTGGGCACGATCGGGCAGATCCAGTACAAGTTCTCCGCTCTTTCCAGCGATGTCGTGGATCGGCAGGTCCAGCGTACAGATTATTCACATGGGTTCGATTTAGGCGCCGACAAACGATTTGCCGATAATCGAATCGATCTGTCCGTTCGGGCTCGAACTCAATATTTTATACAGAAAGCTGAGACGGGCGGGAGTGTTGAAAACACGGTTCTTCTTCAGCCTTTTTCCGGGCATGCGTTGCTTGATGATACGCCTGAGATTCACGATCCCCTTGAAGGAGATTTGATCAGCGTTCCCGAATTGTTTGACCGGGATCGTGAAAGCCCCACCTCGATCAATATAGGCGATTCGGCTCCGGTCGTGCGGGAGTTCGGAGGGGATTACCGGAATATACAATATGATTTCGGCGATCAGGAAGAGCTGAGTTCGGCAATCCTCTTCGTCGATGAACGCTTGCTGCATCCCGAGTTGTTCCAGTGGCGCCTCTTCGTCACGGATGATCCCGAAGGGCGGATCTGGACTGAGCTGGAGACGGATAGATTCAGTATTGGATACAATGAATGGAGCAATGTTCACCAAGGGTGGGCCATCGATTTTAATGACACTGTTTCCGCCCGCTATTTCAAGCTGGTCGATGTCAAATTCGGTCCAACAGTACCCGATCTTTTTATCACCGAGCTGGAGGTTTACACGCTCGATGTCAACGAGATCGAGAAAACAGAAGAGCGTTCGCGGAATGACAAACTGGATGCGAGTGTCAGCCTCACTCCCATACCCATTCTCAATTTCAGATACCAGACGACCCTGCGGCAGCGCGTTTTTTACGAGATGGACGGCCGGGATCTTGATGCCGTGACCCAGGGTTTTCACTCACGGCTAAAATTGGGCGGCCTTATTCTCACCGGCATGGTTCAGACCTACCGGCTCACCAGGGAGGCGCAGAGCAGCACCAATGTCGAGGATTATGAGGCGGCCATCGCCCGGGGATCCACGACGCGGTTTACCACCAAGCTCTCTTGGAATCATTCCGTGGATCACAGCACCCATCAGGACAAAACAACCAATTATGTCACACTGGCATTATCCTGGCAGGCGACCCCAAGGCTGCAGATCAAACAGAGATTCAGCCATGGCCGGCGGGAGGATTTTATTCTCGATGTAGAATCAGTTTCCAACGCCATTGCGACCTCAATTTCGACTCGTCCCCTATCAAGTCTGAGCCTTGATTTTAATCGAACGGATCGATGGGTCAACACGGAGGCGGGAGCGGGGTTTCAGAGGTTTGACAATACCAATCTTACGCTCAACTGGGCACCCCTCCCCTTGATTAGCTTTTCGAGTACTTGGCTCTATCAGGTGCGGAAGACAACCGAATGGAGCGCCCGTCACTCTGTGGCCTGGTCTCCCCTTAGCGGTGGCAGTGTCGAAATCCGAATCAATGGCAATGGATTCCAGGATTCCAGGACCGATGCAACACAGTGGGGCGGCGGTGTTTCGACGAAATGGCGGATGCGGCCGAGACTCCTTTTGGAGGGGGGTATCGAGACCCAGAGATACGAAGTGTCCGGGGAGAGAGTTAGGGCTCCCATCAGCACGAATATGCGAGTCAGTTGGTCTTTTTAGGTGATTCCTTATAAAGTGTGATGAAGGATCACTGATCTGAAGAGGATGGGGCGGGAGGACTTTTCATGAATCGATGGGTCATGCCGGCAATCGCCAGGCTGCTCCTTTTGCTGGTGGCGGGGACTCTTAGCGGGTGCGCCTCCAGCGGGGAGAGCTTTATCCATCCGAATATGGATTTTGGACACGTTCAGCGTTGCGCGATTCTTCCCTTCCAGAACCTGTGCTCCGACGACCTTGCCGATGAGAGGCTGCAGTCGATTTTTCTCATGGAAGTTTTGAAGAAGGAGAGGCTTGAAATCATCGATCCGGGTGAAACCCTCTCGGGCATGTTGGTCCAGCGATTGAGCCCCGGGAAGGAACTGACCCCCCAGCAGGGGGTCGCCTTGGGGAAGGAACTGGGCGTGGATGCGATCTTTTTCGGAGTCGTCGAAGAGTATGGGATCAATACGGCAGATCGGAAAAGGGGTCCGGAAATCACATTGGTTCTGGGGATGATGGAGACCGAAACCGGAACAACAATCTGGCGTTCACAAGTTCATAAAACCGGGATGTCGATATGGAACCGGCTGTTCGGTGGAAGTCCGGCAAGTCTATACGATGTCTCCCGCAATGCTGTCCGGCAGGCTTTGAAATCGCTATTCTGATGATGATTCCACGGGAGGTTCGGCTTCAGTTCTTCGGGATCCTCTTTGGAATCCTCCTGGCCCTTCCCTCGGGATCGCTCGGGCTTGTTCCGTTTCCGGCGGACTTTGTTCCGCCGGCCGCGGAAAGCTCGCCCGCGGATGGATCCCAAGCGGAGATGAGGGAGATCCGGTACAGATCGGCCCTCTTGTTTTTCTTTTCAAACCGAAGTGTTTATCCACTGCCCATCGATCCGTCACACATCCGCCTATCCGGGCAGGAGATTCTTGCGACGGATCTGGAGCCGTACGGATATGACTTTGTTCCCTATCTGGAGTTGGAGCCTCTGCTCCAGGAGTGGAGGATTCGATCCGGCAACGATCTGCATTTCGATTTCCTGGCGGAGAGCTCAAGAGAGTTATCATTGGACCGCCTGATGGTGGCCGACCTCGTTGTTTATGCCGACCGCCTGCTCCTTCTGATCCGGGCTATCATTCCCGATTCGGGCCTGATGGCAGGTGTCGATGTGGCCGAGACGTTGATCCCTCCTGAGGTTTGGGATTCTTCTGCAGGCAGCCAAGCCGCATGGGATAAAGAAGTTGCCAAAATCAGCGGGGAATTGGCCCGCCGGTGGTTGGAAGTCACGCCGAGAAAAGGACAGCAGACCCTGGTTGTACTGCCGGTTTCGCCGGCCGGCATCGAGGCGGCCCAGGCCGACTTATCGACTCATTGTCTTCTCCGGTCCCTGCTTCGGTTGGAACGCTGGGTGATGCCTGATCCATCCCTGGTTGTATCGTCCCTCTTAAGAGAAGGGTACGATCCCAAGCGACTGGAACCGATGGCGCGGCGAAGCCTCATGTCCCGCTTTAACGCGGAATCCATACTTCAATCACATCTGTTATCATACGGGATAAAAACGGAGCAGAGAGGGCCGCGGTATGAGTCTGAGGACGATGATGGTGCGGTCGGATCATCCCCCCGGGGAGTGCAATTGCCGCTCTATCTAGCCCTCATGATGATCAATGGCGATTCCGGACGGATCATCGCCGCAGGCGCCGAGTATATGGAGCCGGAGAGTTCGATCGGCCTCTTTGGAGTGATCAAGGGGGTCATGATGTCTCGTCGGATACAAAAAGGAACGGATCGCCTGGTGAGCCGTTTGCCCTATAAAGAGGATCTTTAAATCATGGATCGACCCCGGTTTTGGAGTTGTCTCCTCGCCATACTTTTCATGGCAGGCCCGCTTCTGCACGGTTCCTCCAGGGTCGCCGCCGCCGATGCCCCTATGCCGGCCGGGGCCGCCGTCCTCGCTCTGGTGGATGGTGATCCCATCACAATGACCGATCTGGAGATCATCCTCCCCCGCCCGAAACCGAGTCTCACGGCGGAAGAGCTTCAGGGATATTCACCTGAGTCGATCCTCAAGCGGATGATTCAGAACAGGCTCTTGGAGCAGGAAGGGTACCGCCTCGATGCGCAGGAAGACCCGCAGATAAAGAACCAGGTCGAAGAGTTGATGAGGCACCGCAGCGTGATCGCTCTTCTCGATTCGATCTCGGCGCCCGTAGAGAAACCGAAACCGGGCGAGTTGGACAGCCTTTTCACGAAGACAAATAGAATGAATCGGATATCCCACATCCTATTGGATGATGAAGCCTCCGCTCTGGCCCTGCGTGACAGTCTGAAGGCCGGCATTCCTTTTGCCACATTGGCGGATCGACATTCCCGGGACACGACCTGGGCCGGCAAGGGAGGGGACATCGGGTGGGCTCGTGAGGGAATGTTCATCCCCGAATTCGAGACACTGATGCCACAGCTCTCGGTGGGAGAGATCGGTGGGCCGGTTCAGACCGAAAAGGGCTGGCATCTGGTTCTTCTGGCGGAAATCCGGGATGAAACCGTCGGGCAATCCGATGCCATGCAGGACGCGCTGGTTGATGCCGTGATGAAGGATCGCGTGATGACGGTTGTTAAAGCTTATGTGGAGGCATTGAAAGAGAAATACAATGTGACCATTGATGAACCCCTCCTGCAAACACTCGATTACGGCTCTCCCGATCCCGAGGTGCAGAATCAGCTGCGCGACAATGAGGCTGTGCTGGCCACATTGCCCTGGCGGCAGATCAAAGTCAGCGAGTTGACCCGGGCCATGCGTTTCCAGCATTTCCACGGCATCGAAAACAAGCCGAATGCGCCTGAGCTCCGCGATAAAATGTTTGGCGAAGTCCTGGCCGAATCCCTCCTTCGGCATGAAGCCGCCATCCTTCACTTACACAAAAGACCGAATATCATCATGGAGTCAGATGCGCTGGAGCGCCAGCTTCTCCGGGAAAAAGTCCTCAATATGATCGTGGATTTCCCCTTCAACCCAGATGAGAAGGAGATAGAGAGTTTCTATAATGCGCACTCTGAAGAATTCACACCCAAGGCCAGATTGCGGGTGAATGGCGCCTTATTGGGGAATGAAGAGGCGGCGCGCCGGTTTCGGGAGAAGTTGGAGGAGGGGGCGAGTCTGAGTTGGCTCATCCCCAGGACGCCCGCAGTCAGTGACCCCAATCCGGTGGCATTTACGAATTGGGTCGACGCCCAGATGCTGGGCCTCTCCAGCGATGTTGACAAGGGAATGCTGCTGGGACCTTTGCCGTTCGAGGGAGCCTGGGCGGTGGTGAAGATTGTGGAAATCGAAAGGGTCACAGCGCCCCCATTGGCCCAGTGCCGGGGGCAGGTCCTCCGATCGTTGAAGAGTCAACGGACACGTGAGGCGGTAACCGATGCGGTTGCCCGGCTCGAATCGGCCGCGACAATCGAAATCATGGATGGGGCTTATCAAAGGATCGAACAACGCATCCATGATTGGATGGGAATGTAGAAGACGGGAATGCAAAGTATGGGAATAGTGACAAAGCCGCAGGTTTATCGGATTGATCCGGCGAAGAGACAGGGAGATTCAGGGTGAGACCAGGAATACAAAGAGATCGCGCTCTGCCATGGATGGGGATCCTCGTGGCTTTGGCACTTGCAGGCCTCATCACCCTTCCGAGTGGTCCGGGGGCCGCCGACCGATTCAAGCAGAAGGAATGTCTTGATTGCCA encodes:
- a CDS encoding cytochrome c family protein, which codes for MVAKAFFKAVCHLVGIGVILLFYPVISSAHDPNEPSDLDCMECHTCEEPTLENMCLKACPRLASAHKTAGFDLSKSPDILKLDDLADLYEATLFNHKGHAEMTDRGIGCEVCHHYSTSDDIPLCSDCHVPGNENTNLRMPGLKGAFHRLCLGCHREWSHETECDVCHVPAKDGALEASGYDRSDIIGREHPKLVPPVTKILQVDFAEGPVVRFPHAEHVESFGFECVDCHQNESCDQCHDLQRSSSGRDPKKAAHADCKACHEDDKCSKCHTSHDSAEPLFNHEAHAEMTERGVGCKICHHDVEENDIQACSACHTSVEKGAHMGQPSLQGAYHRLCLGCHREWDHETRCTACHHPSQTKDLEAAGQDPTDIVGQSHPKLIPPITKVFQTNYKEGPVVRFAHSDHIEKQGFECVDCHQKESCNLCHDLAKDPTKRDPSKEHHEDCNACHAGDECVLCHKAH
- a CDS encoding peptidyl-prolyl cis-trans isomerase gives rise to the protein MDRPRFWSCLLAILFMAGPLLHGSSRVAAADAPMPAGAAVLALVDGDPITMTDLEIILPRPKPSLTAEELQGYSPESILKRMIQNRLLEQEGYRLDAQEDPQIKNQVEELMRHRSVIALLDSISAPVEKPKPGELDSLFTKTNRMNRISHILLDDEASALALRDSLKAGIPFATLADRHSRDTTWAGKGGDIGWAREGMFIPEFETLMPQLSVGEIGGPVQTEKGWHLVLLAEIRDETVGQSDAMQDALVDAVMKDRVMTVVKAYVEALKEKYNVTIDEPLLQTLDYGSPDPEVQNQLRDNEAVLATLPWRQIKVSELTRAMRFQHFHGIENKPNAPELRDKMFGEVLAESLLRHEAAILHLHKRPNIIMESDALERQLLREKVLNMIVDFPFNPDEKEIESFYNAHSEEFTPKARLRVNGALLGNEEAARRFREKLEEGASLSWLIPRTPAVSDPNPVAFTNWVDAQMLGLSSDVDKGMLLGPLPFEGAWAVVKIVEIERVTAPPLAQCRGQVLRSLKSQRTREAVTDAVARLESAATIEIMDGAYQRIEQRIHDWMGM
- a CDS encoding 4Fe-4S dicluster domain-containing protein is translated as MDITRRNFLGLTALGTLSAATGTSAASSLHREPVDNKKVYGVLVDTVLCIGCRKCEWACNQEHKLSDKKLQEYEDKSVFDRHRRPSDSAYTVVNEFSNSEDPTGKKYQIKVQCMHCNHPACESACIVGAFKKVENGTVRYDAWKCIGCRYCMIACPFQIPAYEYSKAIEPRVMKCTFCLHRTEVGKRPACVEICPNEALVFGTREQILQVAHERIQARPEKYSAHVYGEHEAGGTSWIYLLPYDFKHTELPALDDRPIPDRTEKIQHAIFKSFVPPAALYGLLGLIMYTQKRDSRGEED
- the hybB gene encoding Ni/Fe-hydrogenase cytochrome b subunit; this encodes MSGHEIPTPIRKVPYFTKGTLVLFGIMCLGLATFLARFLFGLGAVTNLNDQYPWGLWIAIDVATGVALAAGGFTTAALAEIFHRGKYHVITRPALLTAMLGYTFVAIGVVTDLGRYYNIWHVLLPPFWQGNSVLFEVGMCVMIYLTVLYVEFLPIVVERFVGRVNFPGPFSIFNKIVDLFLKLAGRALQRVLWVFIIAGVVLSCLHQSSLGTLMVIAPYKMHPLWYTSLSPLLFLLSAIAVGFPMVIFESILASRSLKLKPETKVLSSIARYTPIILGTYFIVKIGDITLREAWPYVIEGSLHSFMWSVEMILGVVTPIVLFSIKRVRNSVGGLFTGATLIVLGVVLNRINVFIIAYKPLYAVKPYFPTFWEIIVTAGLACALVLIYRFFVMNLPVISVPEKDLQSASTRVGS
- a CDS encoding cytochrome b/b6 domain-containing protein; amino-acid sequence: MLSQELVRRCLVLLVLICLAVLPAAAQDFTNEDCDACHADTGGDLPEVSHSTLMSSVHADQLCTDCHTGIEELPHSEILPPAECGACHGDVAESYVKHGLGIVGVSTAIPNCIDCHGTHDIKPVADKTSRVNPLRLPQTCGKCHEDEKFTEAQGIRFKHPVKVYSVSVHGRAALGGVYSAASCNDCHSAGGDAHQILSPGDIKSPINHFNITKTCGQCHRYIAQDYSEGIHGQLTERGEVESPICTTCHGEHNILLHDDPRSPVSSHRLAEATCSPCHESAALNEKYSLPTGRLHSFRDSYHGLKSQAGDITVANCASCHGAHRILPASDPTSTVYKGNLVTTCGGCHPSITPEMASTPIHASSTGIQAGAAAVVRAIYVWAIAIIIGAMALHWLIDLIQQIHVTMKKKKQVKRMDADEVVQHFFLALSFTLLVISGFSLRFYDAWWSKLFFGWDGGSAFRGTLHRVCGVVMLMVTLWHMLFLLTARGRRFLRDMAPGFLDVKQFFQMMAYNLGRQGDHPQFGRFSYVEKAEYWALVWGTVVMAISGLFLWFDNLAIHWFPKGFLDVMLVVHYYEAWLAFLAILIWHMYSTVFSPKVYPMNPSWLTGNMPEEQFKAEHPLIKIPEPKKETES